DNA sequence from the Thermodesulfobacteriota bacterium genome:
CGGTCCGTCATGGTCTCGATCATGGCAGGGTTGCCGCAGAGGAAGATATGCGTATCTTCGGGCGAGGGCTTGAAGCCGAAGAGGGTCTCTATATCATCGGTCCAGACGTCTTGAATGTAGCCCGCCTTGCCTCCCCAGCCCGCGGGCTCCTCGTCCGGGCGGCTTATGACCGGTACGTAGTTGAAGTTCTTGCATATCCGCGCCATGGTCCGTAGCTCCGCCCTGTAGCCCAGGTCCCACGAATGGCGCGCGCCGTGCACCACGGCGTAGCAACGGCTGTCGCCGCGCTCCAGTTCGGTCCGGAGCATGCTCATGTACGGCGCGATACCCGTACCCGTGGCGAGAAGGATGATGTTCCCCCCCGTGTCCTCCCTTTCTATCTGCGAGAGGGTGAAGATGCCGACGAATTTTTGGGACATCCAGAGTTTATCTCCGACCTTTAATGAAAAAAGCCGGGGCGTCAGCGCGCCGGAGCGTATGAGCGTTATGTAGAACTCCACGTACTCCTTCTCCACGGACGAGGAGGCGATGGAGTAGGCCCTCTTTATCATCTTCTCGGGCTCGGGCGCGGGCTCTTCCCCGTCGGAGAAGGTTATCCGGGGCGCGGAGCCGGGAAGGCCGAGCACGGTGAACTGTCCGGCGATAAAGTCCGGCAGGGCCCAGCCCTCGGGCTTTACCCGGAGGACGATAAGCCCCGGCGCAAGCTCGACACGCTGAGTTACCACTGCATTAAGTTCCGGCATGATAAAAGTCCTTCCTTGAAACTCGCGGCCCCTATATTACCAATATTACCAATACCGCGCGGGACAGTCAATCGGGGATGGGGGGTAAGGGCGGAGTTACTGAAAGTGCGTCACGAACCAATCCCCCTCAATCCCCCCCGTATCAAGTACGGGGCAGGCTCTTTGGAAAAGGGGGATGATCATTGCTGTCCGTCACGGACCCTTCACGAACACGAAC
Encoded proteins:
- a CDS encoding ferredoxin--NADP reductase, which codes for MPELNAVVTQRVELAPGLIVLRVKPEGWALPDFIAGQFTVLGLPGSAPRITFSDGEEPAPEPEKMIKRAYSIASSSVEKEYVEFYITLIRSGALTPRLFSLKVGDKLWMSQKFVGIFTLSQIEREDTGGNIILLATGTGIAPYMSMLRTELERGDSRCYAVVHGARHSWDLGYRAELRTMARICKNFNYVPVISRPDEEPAGWGGKAGYIQDVWTDDIETLFGFKPSPEDTHIFLCGNPAMIETMTDRLSSDGYAEHTKKQPGQIHTEKFW